Proteins from one Thiobacillus sp. genomic window:
- a CDS encoding ATP-binding protein — protein sequence MPKQKSATLRATRDRTSTVARASKATPVDKADLPVPMLSDVVRLTRQFQRAVRLDTDFGTAEALLGYICQGTARNVLGATARHIVHSTQRAFTWTGPFGGGKSSLAVALCSLVAPNKTVRQAAFEVLSLTPNDGSDVSIAFSATKDGWLILPVVGFRGGVVDAISECLDDRASTSIVRRTKSGSRQRTALLLKTLAELAEGQSGNGILLVIDELGKFLEAAAIEGDDIYFYQELADLAGRCIGKLVVVGILHQSFEQYAHRLGTELRDEWRKVQGRYIDIPLVAASDEVVELTGRAIESAHPHADSLTISKQVAQSIRHRRPGLNASFAERLDRCWPLHPVTAALLGPVSKRRFGQNERSTFGFLSSAEALSFREFLQATPASSTRLYTPAAYWDYLQTNLEPSILASPDSHRWSQSVEAVERTEQREKDHDLHVQLVKTIALIDLFRNGSGLVADEAVLGACVTDANGALLPAAQVSALLQDLRRWAVVTFKRHLGSWAISEGSDFDIDAALTQALSSIDEPDLAQLGKLVRLQPVLAKRHYCETGTLRWMLPFMIHANRFLDGVAQAHAVCGEPGRSRGQSSAFGAFLVVLPARGQTLRQAANAVRKSMWRPEKARPILVGVPRNGETIRELGRELMAYDHIRRSRSELENDAVARRELDARTADVKLRLEEELRDALLNIQWIDLSPYSEDSKKSTEANLGTLSQLASKFADEVFDSTPHVFSELINRDAPSSNSIKARKDLLYAMLRHGDKDRLGLKGYPAEAGLYYNLLRASGLHREVADSSLSDGSKRWTFAAPASNPKDATRASTFLPLWNAATDLVLNGSRFVPVSELYQLWQAPPYGVRAGILPVLWLAFALANQQHLALYKDGIFVPQLREVDVDEAIQDPSRFSLRHVQMDKNKGAILKGVADHLRLLGHGDTSETLEAARGLVSLVFDLPLWTRRTQLLQPQTLAVRDTLAHASDPYKVLFVDLPILFKGMSLPEYLEGLGVALQEMQSAYGATLQRVMERTLEALDASDATEADYEALRVRARNVKGISGDLRLEAFATRLSTLSTDLESIEGLLSLAVNKPPREWTDLEIDAAIIQLAQLALQFRRVEVVSGVQSRLPTRSAFAVVFGTGHEGKTVSETFDVSPAEDDRIQQLVDVMLRQFKDIKREVLLAALAQTGAKLVEHANWKSRN from the coding sequence ATGCCTAAGCAGAAGTCCGCGACTCTCAGGGCCACCAGAGACAGAACGTCCACCGTTGCTCGTGCCTCAAAGGCAACACCGGTTGACAAGGCCGACTTGCCTGTGCCAATGCTCAGTGACGTCGTCAGGCTGACCCGACAGTTTCAACGTGCGGTGCGGTTAGATACCGACTTCGGCACGGCAGAAGCTCTGCTGGGGTACATCTGCCAGGGAACGGCTCGCAATGTCCTCGGCGCGACGGCTCGCCACATCGTCCATTCGACACAGCGCGCGTTCACCTGGACTGGCCCTTTTGGCGGGGGCAAGAGTTCACTTGCGGTTGCTCTGTGTAGCCTCGTTGCACCCAACAAAACGGTACGGCAGGCTGCGTTCGAGGTGCTCTCTCTGACGCCGAATGACGGGTCGGACGTTTCCATTGCGTTCTCCGCGACCAAGGACGGCTGGCTAATCCTGCCGGTTGTCGGCTTCCGCGGCGGCGTGGTCGATGCCATCTCCGAGTGTCTCGACGACCGTGCCAGCACATCGATCGTTAGGAGAACCAAGTCCGGGTCCCGGCAGCGGACTGCGCTCCTGCTCAAGACGCTTGCGGAGCTCGCGGAGGGGCAATCAGGCAACGGCATCCTGCTGGTCATCGACGAGCTCGGCAAGTTCCTGGAGGCTGCGGCCATCGAAGGTGACGACATTTACTTCTATCAGGAGCTCGCCGACCTGGCCGGGCGATGCATCGGGAAGCTGGTTGTTGTCGGCATCCTCCATCAGTCCTTCGAGCAGTACGCGCATCGCCTCGGCACGGAACTGCGCGACGAGTGGCGGAAAGTACAGGGCCGCTACATCGACATACCATTGGTCGCCGCCTCCGACGAGGTCGTGGAACTGACCGGTCGGGCTATCGAGTCCGCGCATCCTCATGCTGATTCACTGACAATCTCTAAACAGGTCGCGCAGTCAATCCGGCACCGTAGGCCCGGCCTCAACGCAAGCTTTGCCGAGCGACTGGATCGGTGCTGGCCTCTTCATCCGGTCACAGCGGCGCTTCTGGGTCCCGTTTCCAAACGCCGTTTCGGCCAGAACGAGCGAAGTACTTTCGGGTTCCTGTCGTCGGCTGAGGCCCTAAGTTTCAGAGAGTTCCTGCAGGCGACACCCGCCTCCTCAACACGCCTGTATACGCCGGCGGCGTACTGGGACTACCTGCAGACGAACTTAGAGCCGAGCATCCTCGCCTCTCCAGATAGCCACCGCTGGTCTCAGAGCGTAGAAGCCGTCGAGCGCACGGAGCAGCGTGAAAAGGACCACGACCTTCACGTGCAGTTGGTGAAGACCATCGCGCTCATCGATCTGTTCCGCAATGGTTCCGGCTTGGTGGCTGATGAGGCGGTGCTGGGTGCATGCGTGACGGACGCCAACGGCGCACTGCTCCCGGCCGCGCAGGTCAGTGCACTGCTGCAGGATCTGCGTCGTTGGGCGGTCGTGACCTTCAAGCGACACCTGGGTTCGTGGGCCATCTCGGAAGGCAGCGATTTCGATATTGATGCGGCCTTGACGCAGGCGCTAAGCTCCATCGACGAACCGGATCTAGCTCAGCTAGGCAAGCTGGTGCGCCTGCAACCAGTACTTGCGAAGCGTCACTACTGCGAGACAGGAACTCTGCGGTGGATGTTGCCCTTCATGATCCACGCCAATCGTTTCCTGGACGGCGTGGCACAGGCGCATGCCGTGTGCGGAGAGCCTGGCCGCAGCCGGGGACAAAGCAGTGCCTTTGGCGCATTCCTGGTGGTTCTGCCCGCCCGGGGTCAAACGCTGCGCCAAGCAGCGAATGCGGTCCGCAAGAGCATGTGGCGACCGGAGAAGGCTCGTCCCATCCTTGTCGGCGTTCCGCGGAACGGCGAGACCATTCGAGAACTCGGCCGCGAACTCATGGCGTACGACCATATCCGTCGCTCGCGATCGGAGCTCGAGAACGACGCAGTAGCGAGGCGCGAACTCGACGCGCGCACGGCAGACGTCAAGTTGCGGCTGGAAGAAGAGCTGCGTGATGCTCTACTGAACATCCAATGGATCGACCTATCTCCGTACAGTGAGGATTCAAAAAAGAGCACAGAGGCGAACTTGGGTACCCTGTCTCAGCTGGCGTCCAAATTTGCGGACGAGGTGTTCGATAGCACGCCGCATGTGTTCAGCGAGCTAATCAATCGCGACGCCCCTTCCTCGAACAGCATCAAGGCGCGCAAGGATCTTCTTTACGCCATGCTGCGTCATGGCGACAAGGACAGGCTCGGGCTGAAGGGTTACCCTGCGGAGGCGGGCCTCTACTACAACCTGCTACGTGCTAGCGGACTGCATCGTGAGGTCGCCGATTCCAGTTTGTCCGATGGATCGAAGCGATGGACCTTTGCGGCACCTGCTTCCAACCCGAAGGATGCGACACGCGCATCTACTTTCCTGCCCTTGTGGAATGCGGCGACAGACCTCGTTCTGAATGGCTCCAGGTTTGTGCCGGTGTCTGAACTGTATCAGCTGTGGCAGGCTCCGCCGTATGGTGTGCGGGCAGGCATTCTGCCGGTACTGTGGCTCGCCTTCGCATTAGCAAATCAGCAGCATCTCGCGCTATATAAGGATGGCATTTTTGTTCCCCAACTGCGAGAGGTTGATGTCGACGAGGCGATCCAGGATCCCAGTCGGTTCTCGCTACGCCACGTCCAGATGGATAAGAACAAGGGGGCTATTCTCAAGGGGGTTGCCGACCACCTGCGGCTACTCGGACACGGCGATACGTCGGAGACTTTGGAAGCGGCGCGTGGCCTGGTCTCTCTCGTCTTCGATTTGCCGCTTTGGACTCGCCGAACCCAGCTCCTGCAACCGCAGACTCTTGCCGTCAGAGATACGCTGGCGCATGCAAGCGATCCATACAAGGTGCTATTTGTGGATCTGCCAATTCTCTTCAAAGGAATGTCTCTGCCCGAGTATTTGGAAGGGCTCGGGGTGGCGCTTCAGGAGATGCAGTCTGCGTATGGGGCTACTTTACAAAGGGTAATGGAGCGTACCCTAGAGGCGCTTGATGCCTCTGATGCCACAGAAGCTGACTATGAGGCTCTCAGAGTGCGGGCAAGGAACGTCAAAGGCATCTCCGGTGACCTACGTCTCGAAGCCTTTGCCACACGGCTTTCGACCCTGAGCACTGACCTCGAGTCGATCGAGGGCCTTCTAAGCCTTGCAGTGAATAAACCACCGCGCGAGTGGACCGATCTGGAAATTGACGCCGCGATCATTCAGCTCGCGCAGCTAGCACTGCAGTTCAGGCGCGTCGAGGTTGTGAGTGGGGTTCAATCGCGTCTGCCCACGCGAAGCGCGTTTGCTGTTGTGTTCGGGACCGGCCACGAGGGAAAGACAGTCTCGGAGACCTTTGACGTATCCCCTGCGGAGGACGACCGGATTCAGCAACTGGTCGACGTGATGCTACGACAATTCAAGGATATCAAACGGGAGGTGCTCCTCGCGGCGTTGGCTCAAACGGGCGCGAAGCTCGTGGAACATGCAAACTGGAAATCAAGAAACTAG
- a CDS encoding DUF4007 family protein, whose translation MRGLLFSESYRPIFSGHETFALRQLWLKKAVDLAVGATLQTTDYDRKSKSRVKNVFSEEFSIVALGVGKNMVASMRHWAAACDVLNEVDGIPAPTNFGSSIFGSEGIDPYSEHPTTLWLVHWKLAGGWALRPNRTHRSTTWFWVFNYIHEQSFSSQDLLRSLGEYAEERSGRLSPATLKRDVEVCLRSYIDRSETGTVDDFADSMLGELGLLTVQARDEYALRRGPKATLSTGAFLYALIEFWQAFAPTTSTLSFETIAYEIGSPGRVFKLDEDSVAAHLINLEAFTRSKYQWSDSAGLRQVICKKPIDLQEALELAYA comes from the coding sequence ATGCGCGGTCTGTTGTTCTCTGAATCCTATCGACCAATATTCTCAGGGCATGAAACTTTCGCCTTGCGTCAGCTCTGGCTTAAGAAGGCAGTTGACCTCGCGGTGGGTGCCACGCTGCAGACTACCGACTACGACAGAAAGTCGAAGTCTCGCGTCAAGAACGTCTTCAGCGAGGAGTTTTCGATCGTCGCACTTGGCGTCGGAAAGAACATGGTTGCATCCATGCGGCATTGGGCGGCGGCCTGCGATGTCTTGAATGAGGTAGACGGCATTCCGGCCCCCACGAACTTCGGATCCTCAATCTTCGGTTCCGAAGGTATCGATCCCTACAGCGAGCACCCGACCACCTTGTGGCTGGTTCACTGGAAATTGGCCGGCGGATGGGCTTTGCGCCCAAACCGGACGCATCGCAGCACGACATGGTTCTGGGTATTCAACTACATTCACGAACAGAGTTTCTCCTCGCAAGATTTACTCAGATCGCTCGGCGAGTACGCAGAGGAACGTAGTGGCCGCCTATCGCCTGCGACGCTGAAGCGCGATGTGGAAGTCTGCTTGCGAAGCTATATCGACCGATCCGAGACAGGCACCGTCGATGACTTTGCGGACTCGATGCTTGGCGAACTCGGGCTTCTGACCGTTCAGGCGCGAGACGAGTACGCGCTGCGTCGCGGCCCCAAGGCCACTTTGTCTACCGGGGCCTTCCTCTATGCCCTCATTGAGTTCTGGCAGGCGTTTGCTCCAACGACAAGCACTCTCTCCTTCGAGACTATCGCCTATGAGATCGGTTCGCCGGGGCGCGTCTTTAAGCTCGATGAAGACTCGGTCGCAGCGCATCTGATCAATCTCGAGGCCTTCACACGGTCAAAGTATCAGTGGTCAGACTCCGCCGGACTGAGACAGGTCATCTGCAAGAAGCCGATTGATTTGCAGGAGGCTCTGGAGTTGGCCTATGCCTAA